One window from the genome of Sulfurimonas crateris encodes:
- a CDS encoding flagellar biosynthesis anti-sigma factor FlgM, which yields MISQVNQAGVRTAYTNTLGEEKEVSKKSSATVSQQGDTSKVERIKEALESGEYKVNLQALSEKIAEELM from the coding sequence ATGATTTCACAAGTTAATCAAGCGGGTGTTCGCACCGCTTATACAAACACTTTAGGTGAAGAGAAGGAAGTCTCCAAGAAATCTTCCGCAACAGTTTCGCAACAGGGTGATACAAGTAAGGTCGAACGGATAAAAGAGGCTCTTGAGTCCGGCGAATATAAAGTAAATCTGCAAGCTCTTTCAGAGAAGATAGCTGAAGAGTTGATGTAG
- a CDS encoding 6-phosphofructokinase — MKNIAILCSGGDVSGMNPALKQFVEYSLQNGLTPYFVYDGFEGLIDNKIEIATHKDAAGIINRGGTIIGSARSKRFMQKEFREVAKKNLDALSIDMLLVLGGDGSFRGMDIFYKEHGIKFCGIPSTIDNDINGTEYCLGVDTALNVIKDSIDNIRDTAASFSRAFVIETMGRNCGYLALVSALCSGAELCLIPEIEYDLKEYEKSFKEQIKSGRKYFIAVVSEGIKEESSEIAEWFEEKIGLESRVTILGHTQRGGNPTIYDRLMAYKFVNHAIDGLLGGRDESVICYTKKGFEYKSIDEIANKKYELDSELLGYLKKF; from the coding sequence ATGAAAAATATAGCTATTTTATGCTCAGGCGGTGATGTAAGCGGTATGAATCCAGCTCTGAAACAGTTTGTCGAATATTCACTGCAAAATGGTTTGACACCCTACTTCGTTTATGACGGTTTTGAGGGGCTGATTGATAACAAAATAGAGATAGCAACTCATAAAGATGCAGCGGGAATCATCAACCGCGGCGGAACCATAATCGGGAGTGCCAGAAGCAAGAGATTTATGCAAAAAGAGTTTAGAGAAGTTGCGAAGAAAAATCTTGACGCCCTAAGTATCGATATGTTGCTTGTTCTTGGAGGTGACGGCTCTTTTAGAGGAATGGATATTTTCTACAAAGAGCACGGAATAAAATTTTGCGGTATACCCTCTACAATAGACAACGACATAAACGGCACCGAGTACTGCTTGGGAGTCGATACCGCGCTAAATGTCATCAAAGACTCTATTGACAATATAAGAGACACCGCAGCCTCGTTCTCAAGAGCTTTTGTCATAGAGACTATGGGAAGAAATTGCGGTTACCTAGCACTTGTCTCAGCTCTATGCAGCGGCGCTGAACTCTGTCTAATCCCAGAGATAGAGTATGATTTAAAAGAGTATGAAAAGAGCTTTAAAGAGCAGATAAAAAGCGGGCGCAAATACTTCATTGCGGTTGTCTCAGAGGGGATAAAAGAGGAGTCAAGCGAGATTGCAGAGTGGTTTGAAGAAAAGATAGGGCTTGAGTCGAGAGTGACAATCTTAGGGCATACGCAAAGAGGCGGAAACCCGACAATTTATGACAGGCTTATGGCATATAAATTTGTAAATCACGCCATTGACGGTCTGCTCGGCGGCAGAGATGAGAGCGTGATCTGCTATACAAAAAAAGGGTTTGAGTACAAAAGCATAGATGAAATAGCAAACAAAAAATATGAACTAGATAGCGAGCTTTTGGGCTATTTAAAGAAGTTTTAG
- the purH gene encoding bifunctional phosphoribosylaminoimidazolecarboxamide formyltransferase/IMP cyclohydrolase: MKRALVSVSDKNGVVDFCKSLVKNGFEIISTGGTYKILVEEGIKAIEIDEVTKFPECFEGRVKTLNPYVHGGILHRRDKQSHLDQAKELGVEAIDLVCVNLYPFKATIEKTDDFEEIIENIDIGGPAMVRSASKNFDSVMIVTDVNDYAKVIDAIENEKNTLEFRRNLMIKAFEHTAAYDSMIANYMNKRFNGGFGEKQFIVGEKVMNTRYGENPHQKGALYEFDKHYSNNFKTLKGEASFNNLNDLSGAVKIASAFGSDNAVCITKHGNPCGFAIRDNLVDAYEEALKCDPVSAFGGVVAVNGVVTKELALKMNEIFLEVIIAGRITEEAQEVFASKKRIKLFEMGHDKLVLANDEKDFKHIDGGFVYQDADKVNDDEVKNAKLMTSREATSQEKKDMEIAYKVASLTKSNCVVYVKNSAMVAVGMGMTSRVDASQCALKKAKEMGLDVEGAALASEAFFPFRDSIDAAAAAGVKSVIEPGGSIRDDEIIEAANEFGMSLYFSEVRHFLH; encoded by the coding sequence ATGAAAAGAGCATTGGTAAGCGTTAGCGACAAGAACGGCGTAGTAGATTTTTGTAAATCTTTAGTAAAAAACGGTTTTGAGATCATCTCAACCGGCGGAACTTATAAAATATTGGTAGAAGAGGGCATAAAAGCTATTGAGATAGATGAAGTTACAAAATTTCCTGAGTGTTTTGAGGGGCGTGTAAAAACACTAAACCCATACGTTCACGGCGGTATATTACATAGACGTGACAAGCAGTCTCACCTGGATCAGGCAAAAGAGCTTGGCGTTGAGGCAATTGATCTGGTGTGTGTAAACCTCTATCCTTTTAAAGCTACAATAGAGAAGACCGATGATTTTGAAGAGATTATAGAAAACATTGACATAGGCGGTCCTGCAATGGTGCGCTCGGCTTCTAAAAATTTTGACAGTGTTATGATTGTAACGGATGTAAATGATTATGCAAAAGTTATAGACGCGATAGAAAACGAGAAAAATACGCTTGAGTTTCGCCGTAATCTTATGATAAAAGCGTTTGAACATACCGCAGCATACGACTCAATGATCGCAAACTACATGAACAAGCGCTTTAACGGCGGTTTCGGCGAGAAGCAGTTTATAGTCGGAGAAAAGGTTATGAACACTCGTTATGGCGAAAATCCTCACCAAAAAGGGGCGCTTTACGAGTTTGACAAACACTACTCAAACAACTTTAAAACCCTAAAAGGCGAAGCTAGTTTTAACAACCTAAATGACCTAAGCGGCGCGGTTAAGATAGCTTCTGCTTTTGGAAGCGACAATGCGGTTTGTATCACAAAACATGGCAATCCTTGCGGTTTTGCTATCCGTGACAACCTAGTAGACGCGTACGAAGAGGCTCTAAAGTGTGACCCTGTTTCAGCGTTTGGCGGTGTTGTTGCGGTTAACGGCGTTGTGACAAAAGAGCTTGCACTTAAGATGAATGAGATATTTTTGGAAGTAATCATTGCAGGACGTATTACCGAAGAAGCCCAAGAGGTGTTTGCTTCTAAAAAGCGTATAAAACTATTTGAGATGGGACATGATAAGTTAGTTCTTGCAAATGATGAGAAAGATTTTAAGCATATCGACGGCGGTTTTGTCTATCAAGATGCCGATAAGGTAAACGACGATGAGGTTAAAAATGCAAAACTTATGACTTCAAGAGAAGCAACAAGCCAAGAGAAAAAAGATATGGAGATAGCTTACAAAGTGGCATCTCTTACAAAATCAAACTGTGTCGTTTATGTCAAAAACTCTGCGATGGTAGCTGTGGGAATGGGCATGACTAGCCGTGTCGATGCAAGCCAGTGCGCACTTAAAAAAGCAAAAGAGATGGGACTTGACGTAGAGGGTGCTGCACTCGCAAGCGAGGCGTTCTTTCCTTTCCGTGACTCAATCGACGCTGCTGCTGCGGCAGGCGTGAAGTCTGTAATAGAGCCGGGCGGAAGCATCAGAGACGATGAGATCATAGAAGCCGCAAACGAGTTTGGAATGAGCCTTTACTTCTCAGAAGTCAGACACTTTTTACACTAA
- a CDS encoding DnaJ C-terminal domain-containing protein, with protein MSKSLYETLEVSENASEAEIKKAYRKLARQYHPDVNKDKNAEDKFKEINAAYEILSDKQKKAQYDMHGDNMFGGQNFHDFSRSHGGGQADLDDILRSMFSGGGFGGFGGGGFSSRGFNDGFSQQQQPNLDIETSVTIPFSVSILGGSHSVSVNGERFDIKIPAGVKSGEKMRVKGKGHAQGGRAGDLFLKINVASNPEYIREDDDLIKKFDVPLYAALFGEKISVQTLEKEIKLKIPQNTKNGQRFRVKEMGAMNRKTKERGNLYLEANIVLPKVEDLDEKLVELMKEKLPKE; from the coding sequence ATGAGTAAATCTTTATATGAAACACTAGAAGTTTCTGAAAATGCAAGCGAAGCAGAGATAAAAAAAGCGTATAGAAAATTAGCAAGACAGTACCATCCAGATGTAAACAAAGATAAAAATGCAGAAGATAAGTTTAAAGAGATAAATGCCGCGTATGAGATACTTAGCGATAAACAGAAAAAAGCACAGTACGATATGCACGGGGACAATATGTTCGGCGGGCAGAATTTCCACGACTTTTCACGCTCACACGGCGGCGGACAGGCAGATTTGGATGATATTTTAAGAAGTATGTTCTCAGGTGGAGGCTTTGGCGGTTTCGGCGGCGGCGGATTTAGCTCCAGAGGCTTTAACGACGGTTTCTCACAACAGCAGCAGCCAAACCTCGATATAGAGACAAGCGTTACAATACCTTTTAGCGTCTCTATTTTAGGCGGTTCTCACTCGGTTTCAGTTAACGGAGAGAGATTTGACATCAAGATCCCTGCAGGTGTTAAAAGTGGAGAGAAGATGCGTGTCAAAGGAAAAGGACACGCACAAGGCGGTAGAGCTGGGGATCTCTTTTTAAAGATAAATGTCGCTTCAAATCCTGAGTATATCAGAGAGGATGACGACCTAATTAAAAAGTTTGATGTGCCTCTTTATGCGGCGCTTTTTGGGGAGAAGATATCTGTTCAAACTCTTGAGAAAGAGATAAAACTCAAAATTCCGCAAAACACAAAGAATGGACAGAGATTCCGTGTAAAAGAGATGGGCGCTATGAACAGAAAGACAAAAGAGCGCGGAAATCTCTACTTAGAAGCTAATATAGTTCTGCCAAAAGTTGAAGATCTGGACGAAAAGCTAGTAGAATTAATGAAAGAAAAACTGCCCAAGGAGTAA
- a CDS encoding exonuclease domain-containing protein: MLIFLDLETTGLQSSDKICSIGIIAVDKEESLSLYELVNEGKKIPAEASSINHITNEMIKGRPSLKESSAWKFLSEHNHESSTLIAHNINFDLGMLESSGFVWQGKTLDTLRVTKHLMPECEQFSLQFLRYELKLYRDELQEALKFALDGGAVAHNALGDALCVKLLYESLLQIKEHDTLVELTQKNVLMQKFDFGKYSGRYIEEISMCDRGYLEWMLSNISDLDEDMRYTLKRYLHG, encoded by the coding sequence ATGCTGATATTTTTAGATTTAGAGACTACAGGGCTGCAAAGTAGCGATAAGATCTGCTCTATCGGAATAATAGCCGTAGATAAAGAGGAGAGCTTAAGTCTCTATGAGCTTGTAAATGAGGGCAAAAAGATACCTGCAGAAGCTTCAAGCATCAACCATATAACAAATGAGATGATAAAAGGCAGACCTTCACTAAAAGAGAGCAGCGCATGGAAATTTCTGAGTGAGCACAATCATGAAAGTTCGACTCTTATCGCGCACAATATCAATTTTGACCTAGGCATGCTTGAGTCCTCAGGATTTGTATGGCAGGGCAAAACGCTCGATACATTAAGAGTCACAAAACACCTTATGCCAGAGTGCGAACAGTTCTCTTTGCAGTTTTTGAGATATGAGCTAAAGCTTTACAGAGATGAGCTGCAAGAGGCGCTTAAATTTGCTCTGGATGGTGGAGCAGTAGCGCATAATGCACTTGGTGATGCATTGTGTGTAAAACTTCTATATGAGTCTCTATTACAGATAAAAGAGCATGACACTTTAGTCGAACTGACTCAAAAAAATGTTTTGATGCAGAAGTTTGATTTTGGAAAATACAGCGGAAGATATATTGAGGAGATAAGTATGTGCGACAGGGGCTATCTGGAGTGGATGCTCTCAAATATAAGTGACCTGGATGAGGATATGAGGTATACCCTCAAAAGATATTTACATGGTTGA
- a CDS encoding flagellar basal body P-ring protein FlgI — protein sequence MRTIILFLLTFTTIYAAKISDVANIVGVRDNHLIGYSLVVGLEKTGDGTTSKFTLQSIANMLKAMNIDMNSIDIKSKNVAAVVVTAELAPFARQGDKIDITVSSIGDAKSLEGGTLLMTPLKGVDGKIYALAQGAISIGGRNGQGGGDSHPTTGLIYDGGLVEREISIDLYNQEFITLSLKDANFQNSVTIQKTLNELYSTQVAVALDSRTIRLKKPQNKSMVEFLAEVQEIDMDYNVKDRIVINERTGTIISGVGIEIKPIVMTHGDITIKITEQDELSRPAGSMSVDENMVIGLNENELYTKTGSTTVANLVRSLQKLGATPKDIISILEAIKSAGSISAELKLI from the coding sequence ATGAGAACGATCATTTTATTTTTACTTACTTTTACAACTATATATGCCGCTAAAATAAGCGATGTAGCAAACATCGTCGGAGTTAGAGACAATCACCTTATCGGCTATTCACTTGTAGTTGGTTTGGAAAAAACCGGTGACGGAACGACTTCAAAATTCACACTCCAATCAATTGCAAATATGCTAAAAGCTATGAATATAGATATGAACTCAATAGATATCAAGTCAAAGAACGTTGCGGCTGTCGTTGTAACGGCAGAACTTGCTCCTTTTGCAAGACAGGGTGATAAGATAGATATAACCGTCTCATCGATCGGTGATGCAAAATCACTTGAGGGTGGAACGCTTCTTATGACTCCACTAAAAGGGGTTGACGGCAAGATATATGCACTTGCTCAGGGTGCAATAAGTATAGGCGGCAGAAACGGACAGGGCGGAGGAGATTCTCATCCGACAACAGGTCTTATTTATGATGGCGGTTTGGTTGAGAGAGAGATCAGCATTGACCTCTATAACCAAGAGTTTATAACACTATCACTCAAAGATGCAAATTTTCAAAACAGCGTAACAATCCAAAAGACTCTAAATGAGCTCTACAGCACGCAGGTGGCGGTGGCACTAGATTCAAGGACTATAAGACTCAAAAAGCCTCAAAACAAAAGCATGGTGGAGTTTTTAGCTGAGGTTCAAGAGATAGATATGGACTATAACGTAAAAGACAGGATCGTTATTAACGAGAGAACCGGAACTATAATATCCGGTGTCGGCATAGAGATAAAACCTATTGTAATGACGCATGGGGATATAACGATTAAAATTACTGAACAAGATGAGCTAAGCAGACCGGCAGGCTCAATGAGCGTAGATGAAAATATGGTAATCGGACTTAATGAAAATGAGCTCTATACGAAAACAGGAAGTACGACAGTGGCAAATCTTGTCCGATCACTGCAAAAACTCGGGGCTACGCCAAAAGATATTATCTCTATCTTAGAAGCTATCAAGAGTGCTGGAAGTATCTCGGCCGAGCTAAAACTAATATAA
- the rsmD gene encoding 16S rRNA (guanine(966)-N(2))-methyltransferase RsmD, producing the protein MKSKTITKKIVSGKFKNKTLKLPSKTTTRSSKAIVLESFFNTVQFEIIDSTFVELFSGSGSIGLEALSRGAKKVIFMEKDSEALKILKENIAQTDPTSCEVHSGDTFSNIATVVKSLQKKNEEAYFYIDPPFSIREGMKNIYDKMISLIASLPRECVKLIIIEHMSTLEIPQKIGKYLITKSKKFGNTSLTYLQSE; encoded by the coding sequence ATGAAAAGTAAAACGATAACTAAAAAAATAGTATCCGGAAAATTTAAAAACAAAACCTTAAAACTCCCCTCAAAAACAACGACAAGGTCTTCAAAAGCTATAGTTTTGGAGTCATTTTTTAATACCGTGCAGTTTGAGATCATAGACTCTACCTTTGTAGAGCTATTCTCAGGCAGCGGCTCCATAGGTCTTGAAGCTCTTAGCCGCGGTGCAAAAAAGGTAATCTTTATGGAGAAGGACTCTGAAGCGCTGAAGATATTAAAAGAGAACATAGCGCAGACCGACCCTACGTCATGCGAAGTTCATAGCGGCGATACGTTTTCAAATATTGCAACCGTAGTAAAATCACTGCAGAAAAAAAATGAAGAAGCATATTTCTATATTGATCCGCCATTTAGCATAAGGGAGGGGATGAAGAATATCTACGACAAGATGATCTCTCTTATCGCCTCTTTGCCTAGAGAGTGCGTGAAACTAATTATAATCGAGCATATGAGCACTCTTGAGATCCCACAAAAGATCGGCAAATACTTAATAACTAAATCTAAAAAATTCGGAAATACCTCTTTAACATATCTCCAAAGCGAGTAA
- the htpX gene encoding protease HtpX, whose amino-acid sequence MFKRVGLFLLTNLAVIVVISIIVNIFGLNRFLNENGLDLGSLFVFSLVVGFTGSIISLLMSKKMAKMAVGARVITNPANQEELWLMDSVAKMSAKAGIKMPEVAIFEDMSPNAFATGAFKNDALVAVSRGLLRSMNQREVEAVLGHEIGHVANGDMVTLTLLQGVVNTFVVFFARIIGYVVDRVILKNRGEGVGAGYMIASILAEIVLGVLAMMIVMAFSRYREYRADEAGAYLSSRENMIAALEALSRSKEEPHLPEQMKSFGINGKGLMALFSTHPPLEDRIEKLRRSA is encoded by the coding sequence ATGTTTAAAAGAGTCGGGCTTTTCCTTCTTACAAACTTGGCTGTAATCGTTGTTATCAGTATCATTGTCAATATTTTTGGACTAAATAGATTTTTAAACGAAAATGGTCTTGATCTAGGATCTCTTTTTGTTTTTTCTCTGGTTGTCGGCTTTACAGGCTCTATCATCTCGCTGTTGATGTCGAAGAAGATGGCGAAGATGGCGGTCGGAGCGAGAGTTATAACAAATCCTGCAAATCAAGAGGAGTTATGGCTTATGGATAGCGTGGCAAAGATGTCTGCAAAAGCCGGTATCAAGATGCCAGAGGTTGCAATATTTGAAGATATGAGCCCAAACGCTTTTGCAACGGGAGCTTTTAAAAATGACGCTTTGGTGGCGGTGAGCCGCGGGCTTCTAAGAAGCATGAACCAAAGAGAGGTTGAGGCAGTTTTAGGTCATGAGATAGGTCACGTTGCAAACGGAGATATGGTAACTCTCACACTTCTGCAAGGTGTCGTAAATACTTTTGTGGTATTTTTTGCGCGCATAATCGGTTACGTCGTTGACAGGGTTATTTTAAAAAACAGAGGCGAAGGAGTCGGTGCGGGCTACATGATAGCAAGCATTTTAGCAGAGATAGTTTTGGGAGTGCTGGCTATGATGATAGTTATGGCATTTTCAAGATACAGAGAGTACAGAGCTGATGAGGCAGGTGCGTATCTCTCTAGCAGGGAGAATATGATAGCCGCTCTTGAGGCTCTTTCAAGATCAAAAGAGGAGCCGCATTTACCTGAACAGATGAAGAGTTTTGGAATAAACGGCAAGGGTTTAATGGCGCTATTTAGCACGCATCCACCGCTTGAGGATAGAATTGAGAAGCTAAGAAGATCTGCTTAA
- a CDS encoding rod-binding protein, which translates to MNIVDTQLISQQHQLPKIDPKADDAKLREQTDAFESVILKMLMDDAMKDEKNLFTQENDPGDKIYKSMYREELAKASAGGFGFSQMLYDFLSRK; encoded by the coding sequence ATGAATATAGTAGATACACAACTTATATCTCAGCAGCATCAACTGCCTAAGATCGATCCAAAAGCTGATGATGCGAAGCTAAGAGAGCAGACGGATGCTTTTGAGTCTGTCATTTTAAAGATGTTAATGGATGATGCAATGAAGGATGAAAAAAATCTTTTTACCCAGGAGAATGATCCTGGAGATAAGATATATAAGTCAATGTACAGAGAGGAGCTTGCAAAGGCAAGTGCCGGAGGGTTTGGTTTTTCTCAAATGCTCTACGATTTTTTAAGCCGGAAGTAG
- the murA gene encoding UDP-N-acetylglucosamine 1-carboxyvinyltransferase: protein MDYLQIKRAASLSGEIKISGAKNASLPLIAMTILANNSVTINNLPHVADINTLLKLLSNLGAECSSSWSDKENITTIDTSDLKETKATYDIVRTMRASILVLGPILARFGHCEVSLPGGCAIGQRPVDLHLKALEQMGAVINIEAGYIHATAPDGLKGCEIIFDKITVTGTANIVMAAALADGVTTITNAAREPEVVQLCEILNANGVKIEGIATAVLTIHGTAGKLLNIDPFSVIPDRIEAGTYLCAAAITRSELTLKDVNPKHLGSVISKLQEMGSKFTITDDSITIHPSEVIKPVKIVTQEYPAFPTDMQAQFLALATQADGTSIIEERLFENRFMHVSELQRMGANITLNGNVATVNGRSKLSGTDVMATDLRASSALVLAGLVADGITDVHRIYHLDRGYDSLEKKLQNVGADITRLKEGSA from the coding sequence ATGGATTACTTACAGATTAAAAGAGCTGCCTCCCTAAGTGGAGAGATAAAAATTTCCGGCGCTAAAAACGCCTCTCTGCCGCTAATAGCTATGACTATTCTTGCCAACAACAGCGTAACTATAAACAATCTTCCTCATGTTGCGGATATAAATACACTCTTAAAACTACTCTCAAATCTGGGAGCCGAGTGCTCTTCATCTTGGAGCGATAAAGAGAATATAACGACAATAGATACATCAGATCTTAAAGAGACAAAAGCGACTTACGACATCGTCAGAACCATGCGCGCTTCCATACTTGTTTTGGGACCAATTTTAGCAAGGTTCGGACACTGTGAAGTCTCGCTTCCGGGTGGTTGCGCCATAGGGCAGAGACCTGTTGACCTTCACTTAAAAGCACTAGAGCAGATGGGCGCGGTCATAAATATAGAAGCCGGTTATATTCACGCAACCGCTCCGGATGGTCTTAAAGGGTGCGAGATAATTTTTGATAAGATAACCGTAACTGGAACCGCAAATATTGTTATGGCGGCAGCTCTTGCAGATGGGGTAACGACTATTACCAATGCGGCAAGAGAGCCCGAAGTTGTACAGCTTTGTGAGATCTTAAATGCAAACGGCGTGAAAATAGAAGGTATTGCAACAGCGGTCTTAACGATCCACGGAACAGCCGGAAAACTCTTAAATATCGACCCTTTTAGCGTTATTCCAGATCGTATTGAAGCTGGAACATATCTCTGTGCTGCGGCTATTACAAGATCGGAACTGACATTAAAGGATGTAAACCCGAAACATCTAGGCTCTGTAATCTCAAAACTTCAAGAGATGGGCAGTAAATTCACTATTACAGATGATTCAATTACCATCCATCCATCAGAAGTTATAAAACCTGTCAAGATAGTCACTCAGGAGTATCCTGCATTTCCAACCGATATGCAGGCTCAGTTTTTAGCACTTGCAACTCAGGCAGACGGTACATCTATAATCGAAGAGAGACTCTTTGAGAACAGATTTATGCATGTTAGTGAGCTTCAAAGAATGGGTGCAAATATAACCCTAAACGGAAATGTGGCAACGGTAAACGGCAGATCAAAACTAAGCGGAACCGATGTCATGGCAACTGATCTAAGAGCTTCAAGCGCACTTGTCCTAGCAGGGCTTGTAGCAGACGGTATTACAGACGTTCACCGTATCTACCATCTTGATAGAGGATATGACTCCTTAGAGAAGAAGCTTCAAAATGTGGGAGCAGATATAACAAGACTTAAAGAGGGATCGGCTTAA
- a CDS encoding heat shock protein transcriptional repressor HspR — translation MIHQYDEPVYLISIVAKVLDIHPQTLRQYERENLVTPSRSNGRIRLYSQRDIDRIKLILRLTRELGVNLAGVDVILRLKENVDNMEQDIRDLKNELLRAKNSQTVSHDKALVTKKSIYEMIIFED, via the coding sequence ATGATACATCAGTATGACGAACCGGTATATTTGATCAGCATTGTCGCAAAGGTTTTGGATATACATCCGCAGACTCTAAGACAGTATGAGAGGGAGAATCTTGTAACACCCTCAAGATCAAACGGCAGAATAAGGCTCTACTCACAAAGAGATATAGACAGGATCAAGCTCATACTAAGACTTACGCGTGAGCTTGGAGTAAATCTGGCGGGTGTTGATGTCATACTGAGGCTCAAAGAGAATGTTGATAATATGGAACAGGATATCAGAGATCTTAAAAATGAGCTTTTAAGAGCGAAGAACTCTCAAACGGTCTCGCATGATAAAGCTCTTGTGACTAAAAAGAGTATCTACGAGATGATAATATTTGAAGATTGA